In one Candidatus Atribacteria bacterium ADurb.Bin276 genomic region, the following are encoded:
- the glkA_1 gene encoding Glucokinase, producing the protein MIKKAYIGVDLGGTNTKIAIVDDRGSIIDRSMIPTQAMRPAENVVEDIAAEAKRLKKEAELKEFKVYSLGIGIPGLIDWNRGICLLLPNFPNKWKHIPIKEWLEEKLSLPVAVINDVRAITLAEKRFGAGKNVKSLILMAIGTGIGGGVVIDGNLYIGKDGSAGELGHIIVEPGGIKCGCGNRGCLESYASGPSIVAQALRSLVQQNDTIIRDMINGDLNLVTPKIIADAAVAGDEIARDIIKQSGFYIGVALSSTCVVVNPEMIIIGGGVAQAGRLLFESIANSLKENLHMVPVSTIQFTETELGMDAGVIGTATWSKEKLLKGEIE; encoded by the coding sequence ATGATAAAAAAAGCCTATATCGGTGTTGATCTCGGTGGAACTAATACCAAAATTGCCATTGTAGACGACCGAGGATCAATCATTGATCGATCAATGATACCGACTCAGGCAATGCGACCAGCGGAAAATGTGGTTGAAGATATTGCCGCTGAAGCAAAACGTTTAAAAAAAGAGGCGGAACTCAAAGAATTCAAAGTCTATTCACTTGGTATAGGTATTCCTGGATTAATTGATTGGAATCGTGGAATATGCCTGCTTTTACCCAACTTTCCTAATAAATGGAAACATATTCCAATAAAAGAATGGTTAGAAGAAAAGCTTTCTCTTCCGGTTGCGGTTATTAATGATGTGCGAGCTATTACCTTGGCTGAAAAGCGTTTTGGAGCAGGAAAAAATGTTAAAAGTTTAATCCTCATGGCAATAGGAACTGGGATTGGTGGGGGAGTGGTTATCGATGGTAACTTATACATTGGAAAAGACGGGAGTGCCGGTGAACTTGGTCATATCATCGTAGAGCCAGGCGGAATAAAATGTGGATGTGGAAACCGGGGATGCTTAGAATCATATGCCTCAGGTCCTTCCATCGTTGCTCAAGCTCTTCGTTCTTTGGTTCAACAGAATGATACTATAATTCGGGATATGATAAATGGAGATCTTAACTTAGTAACTCCAAAAATCATTGCCGATGCAGCAGTGGCCGGTGATGAAATAGCCAGAGATATTATCAAACAATCCGGTTTTTATATTGGTGTTGCCTTGTCTTCGACTTGTGTGGTTGTGAACCCAGAAATGATTATTATCGGTGGGGGAGTAGCACAAGCTGGCCGTCTTTTATTTGAGAGTATTGCCAACAGCCTAAAAGAAAACCTACACATGGTTCCGGTAAGTACTATTCAGTTCACAGAAACCGAATTAGGTATGGATGCTGGAGTCATTGGAACAGCTACTTGGTCTAAGGAAAAACTCCTAAAAGGAGAAATTGAATAA
- the uppP gene encoding Undecaprenyl-diphosphatase, which produces MNPIQSILLGLIQGLTEFLPVSSSAHLILLRPILGFGDPDLWFDVLLHGGTLFAVLLFMIPQYHRLWKKPSIIWYVILATIPAGIFGTLFEFSVENQVRNNYGLIAAILIAVGLIFFFIKERGSRYLEEMNWNSALLIGLSQALALIPGVSRSGITLITALLLGFRREDAVFFSFLLSITTIGGAFVKGLMEVKTVGQFSWITILPGFITAFVSGLIACFLLLKIVQNKELKPFGYYRIIFGALCLAYFLT; this is translated from the coding sequence ATGAATCCAATTCAATCAATATTACTCGGACTAATACAAGGTTTAACCGAATTTCTTCCAGTATCTTCCTCAGCCCATCTCATTCTTCTCCGCCCTATTCTCGGCTTTGGGGATCCGGATTTATGGTTTGATGTCCTGCTCCACGGAGGCACTCTGTTTGCGGTTCTTTTATTTATGATTCCTCAATATCATCGCTTATGGAAAAAACCTTCGATAATTTGGTATGTAATTTTGGCCACCATACCTGCCGGTATTTTTGGAACGCTTTTTGAATTCAGCGTGGAAAATCAAGTCAGAAATAACTATGGATTGATAGCGGCAATTTTGATTGCAGTTGGATTAATTTTCTTTTTTATCAAAGAAAGAGGAAGTCGATATTTAGAAGAAATGAATTGGAATTCAGCTCTCTTAATAGGATTATCCCAGGCACTAGCTCTCATTCCCGGAGTTTCTCGCTCGGGAATTACTTTAATTACTGCCCTCCTCCTTGGTTTTCGCCGAGAAGATGCAGTGTTTTTTTCTTTTCTTCTTTCAATAACCACTATTGGAGGAGCTTTTGTCAAAGGATTAATGGAAGTTAAAACCGTAGGACAATTCTCTTGGATAACAATTTTACCCGGTTTTATTACAGCATTTGTCTCCGGTTTGATCGCTTGTTTTTTGTTGTTGAAAATTGTTCAAAATAAGGAATTGAAACCTTTCGGCTATTATCGAATAATATTTGGAGCATTATGCCTTGCTTATTTTTTAACTTAA
- the ywlC gene encoding Threonylcarbamoyl-AMP synthase: protein MTEILETTKKNLLKAAEAIRQNGLVAFPTETVYGLGGCAFSEKAIVKIFEVKKRPRFDPLIVHIAEKDDYKLLCSTIPSTAEKLIEAFCPGPLTLVLPKREKVPDIVTSGLDTVAVRMPSHPIALQLIQYSKCPIAAPSANRFGHVSPTRAEDVLSDLGDSVDFILDGGPTLVGVESTVVFVTEEEIILLRPGGIPIEDIEKVIGKVNIKKKMLRLLSPGLTKKHYSPKTPLYIYEGNLEELVKINRDDYALLTPAPLLVNDITIYPLSQAGDVKEIAANLFHQLRKLERMDYRAIIAIPVKQSGLGHAVMDRLIRASTGTVKIENQKFVFIDR, encoded by the coding sequence TTGACTGAAATTCTTGAAACTACTAAAAAAAACTTACTCAAAGCTGCTGAAGCTATACGCCAAAACGGTTTAGTTGCTTTCCCAACCGAAACGGTTTATGGTCTTGGAGGATGTGCTTTTTCTGAAAAGGCAATCGTAAAAATTTTCGAAGTTAAGAAAAGACCACGTTTTGACCCACTCATCGTGCATATCGCCGAGAAGGATGATTATAAATTATTGTGTAGTACCATACCATCAACAGCTGAAAAGTTAATCGAGGCTTTTTGCCCTGGTCCCTTGACTCTCGTGCTCCCTAAAAGAGAGAAGGTTCCTGACATTGTAACTTCTGGTTTAGATACTGTTGCGGTACGGATGCCTTCCCATCCAATCGCCTTGCAACTCATCCAATATTCCAAGTGTCCAATTGCTGCTCCCAGTGCCAATCGTTTTGGACACGTAAGTCCTACCCGAGCGGAAGATGTTCTTTCTGACCTCGGAGATTCAGTCGATTTCATCTTAGATGGAGGACCAACCCTGGTTGGGGTAGAGTCAACAGTAGTTTTTGTAACCGAAGAAGAAATCATACTCCTTCGACCAGGAGGAATACCTATTGAAGATATCGAGAAAGTCATAGGAAAGGTCAATATCAAAAAGAAAATGTTAAGGTTATTATCACCTGGTCTCACAAAAAAACACTATTCACCAAAAACTCCCTTATACATATACGAAGGAAACCTTGAGGAACTCGTCAAAATTAATAGAGATGATTATGCTCTGTTAACTCCTGCGCCTTTATTGGTAAACGACATCACCATTTATCCTTTGAGTCAAGCTGGTGATGTGAAAGAAATTGCCGCTAATCTATTTCATCAACTCCGCAAATTGGAAAGAATGGATTATAGGGCTATCATTGCAATTCCAGTGAAACAAAGTGGTTTGGGTCATGCAGTTATGGATCGGTTAATCCGGGCGTCAACAGGAACTGTAAAAATTGAAAATCAAAAGTTTGTTTTCATTGACAGGTAA
- a CDS encoding leucine export protein LeuE: protein MDGSLGLISIFGSAFLIGFSGALMPGPMFALVLSGSSRSGFKAGPLTVLGHGILELALVIGLVLGLGSILQNETVFKIIGIVGGGVLVYLGVDMIRSLRQVRIDLKKDGKDPDKSLILHGIITSLSNPYWVMWWATIGMALMLSTSKYRLWGVVVFFIGHILADLVWYSSVSFAVDRGRKFLSQKVYQNIVAVCGVLLIGFGIYFVYGAV, encoded by the coding sequence GTGGACGGATCTTTAGGATTAATATCTATTTTCGGTAGCGCTTTCTTGATTGGCTTTTCTGGTGCCCTTATGCCTGGACCCATGTTTGCGCTGGTTTTATCAGGAAGCTCAAGATCCGGTTTTAAGGCTGGTCCACTTACAGTTTTAGGGCATGGAATATTAGAATTGGCTTTGGTTATTGGATTAGTTCTTGGTCTTGGCTCTATACTTCAAAATGAAACAGTTTTTAAGATAATTGGGATTGTAGGAGGTGGGGTTTTAGTCTATCTGGGAGTTGATATGATTCGAAGCCTGCGACAAGTTAGAATCGATCTTAAAAAAGATGGGAAAGATCCGGATAAAAGTCTTATATTACATGGAATCATTACTAGTCTTTCCAATCCCTATTGGGTAATGTGGTGGGCGACCATTGGAATGGCACTCATGCTTTCTACTTCCAAATATCGTCTCTGGGGAGTAGTGGTATTTTTTATTGGTCACATTTTGGCTGATTTGGTTTGGTATAGTTCGGTTTCATTTGCTGTTGACCGTGGACGAAAATTCCTTTCGCAAAAAGTGTATCAAAATATTGTTGCAGTCTGTGGAGTCTTATTAATCGGGTTCGGAATCTATTTTGTTTATGGAGCGGTATAA
- the cloSI_2 gene encoding Clostripain precursor, with protein MKNKKIDKVVIIFLLLIFVITLTSCLPKYPNDNPSQSPTPRPSPGAYSTAWTIMIYVDGDNDLDPYAIQNINSMELVGSTDKVKIIVQYDSYGYAGARRYYITKDYDQVNINSPIIEDIGEVNMGTGETLVDFIQFCTKNYPAQKYSLILWNHGGGFKRPGSLQKDICWDETSGDDALTIPEVEHALNQSGAYFDLLAMDACLMGMLEVAYEVRNHTEIFVASEDNVPGEGFNYQHFLENLIASPNMGPDSLARIMIDSYISHYPFGTTLTLSAVNSLLLSTLTHEVNNLAMAIIHDNSTSKEVYRNIITRETICFEDVDFIDLDDFALKLLGHPQVLSSQVKYSAQRVLNQVSNAILYNRSQGNNSYWTLNNAQGLSIYLPIFTKYVEKYQNLQFANNTNWDDLIRHLAVGGYR; from the coding sequence ATGAAAAACAAAAAAATTGATAAGGTCGTAATAATTTTTTTATTATTAATTTTTGTAATCACATTAACTTCATGCCTACCAAAATACCCTAATGATAACCCTAGCCAAAGCCCAACTCCTCGACCATCACCGGGTGCTTATTCAACCGCTTGGACCATCATGATTTATGTCGATGGTGATAATGACCTTGATCCCTATGCTATTCAAAATATTAATTCCATGGAATTGGTAGGTTCAACTGATAAAGTAAAAATTATTGTTCAATACGATTCCTATGGATATGCCGGAGCTCGAAGATACTACATTACCAAAGATTATGATCAAGTAAATATTAATTCACCAATTATTGAAGATATTGGTGAAGTTAATATGGGGACCGGTGAAACCTTGGTTGATTTTATCCAATTTTGTACCAAGAATTATCCTGCTCAGAAATACTCTTTAATTCTATGGAATCATGGAGGCGGATTTAAAAGACCTGGTTCCCTGCAAAAGGATATTTGTTGGGATGAAACATCCGGCGATGATGCTTTGACCATTCCCGAAGTTGAGCATGCGTTAAACCAATCGGGTGCCTATTTTGATCTTTTAGCTATGGATGCGTGCTTAATGGGAATGTTAGAAGTGGCATACGAAGTAAGAAATCATACCGAAATATTTGTTGCATCGGAAGACAATGTCCCCGGAGAAGGATTTAACTATCAACATTTCCTTGAAAATTTAATCGCCTCTCCCAACATGGGTCCAGATAGTTTAGCTCGGATTATGATTGATTCGTATATTTCTCATTATCCTTTTGGAACAACTCTGACTTTATCAGCGGTAAATTCTCTTCTGCTATCCACTCTTACCCATGAGGTCAACAATTTAGCAATGGCGATAATACATGATAATAGTACCTCTAAAGAGGTCTACCGGAATATTATTACCCGAGAAACCATCTGTTTTGAAGATGTTGATTTTATTGATTTAGATGATTTTGCTTTAAAATTATTAGGACATCCTCAAGTACTGAGTTCTCAAGTAAAATATTCTGCCCAACGGGTATTAAATCAAGTTTCCAATGCGATTTTATACAATAGAAGCCAAGGAAACAATAGTTACTGGACCTTGAATAATGCTCAAGGATTAAGTATTTATTTACCTATCTTTACTAAATATGTAGAGAAGTATCAAAACCTTCAATTTGCCAATAACACCAATTGGGATGACCTGATCCGGCATCTTGCTGTAGGTGGATATCGGTAA